A part of Tessaracoccus timonensis genomic DNA contains:
- the csb2 gene encoding type I-U CRISPR-associated protein Csb2, with protein sequence MSGIAISASFPLGTYTGHANDGQAELIPHPARLYSALVQAAALGSLSTGKADSPYSQAALNALDWLEANPPTGLRIPHCVKLSDRARTIAYRKEGVFFKEQGSINYKVTPRRLSDGTSLLGSLQWMWDNPPSEAVIRTLDTLCADVPHLGEASSPVTLRVVKAETPTHRLDIEARFLLAPGALRQRCATVGRREVLDRAHAAVALGKQPSVADDKHNVSTLPGLELPPQDCLATAVYQPETQPEPDVPWSNVIAIPIVRSAGQIPDESIVSVCLAMHRAIVSQLGENAAPEITGHYPIGVSPSANRVAIHLLSGDTYASPFNDDRDRFLILIPRGMGSVAMSSLGEALARITRVTTRFHQLSLAPEELTVLDGTSFWRKPPPDCQRLWEAAPGFVPERHIKSRDAHSVLELAGAWSLGNVMRELLPDVAASNPIGRLNALTPHGVSIRGRALRTSRPRAFVHRTDRRSPVMPYRLSLRLGSLLPEQAIAAVGQSRHLGCGLLLPLDFPSNAEEVQ encoded by the coding sequence ATGTCTGGCATCGCCATCTCCGCGTCCTTTCCTTTGGGGACATACACGGGGCACGCCAACGACGGTCAGGCAGAACTGATTCCACATCCGGCCCGTCTCTATTCGGCACTGGTGCAGGCCGCTGCCCTTGGCAGCCTTTCGACTGGCAAGGCTGACTCACCGTACTCTCAAGCAGCCTTGAATGCTCTCGATTGGCTTGAAGCCAATCCTCCGACAGGACTACGCATTCCGCACTGTGTGAAGCTCAGCGACCGCGCTCGTACCATCGCTTATCGCAAGGAGGGCGTGTTCTTCAAAGAGCAGGGGAGTATCAACTACAAGGTCACCCCACGCAGGCTGTCCGACGGTACATCCTTGTTGGGCTCGTTGCAGTGGATGTGGGATAATCCACCGAGTGAAGCCGTCATACGCACATTGGACACCCTTTGCGCCGATGTTCCTCACCTCGGCGAAGCTTCATCGCCGGTCACCCTTCGTGTAGTGAAAGCCGAGACTCCTACTCACCGTTTGGATATTGAAGCACGGTTCCTTCTAGCCCCAGGTGCACTGCGCCAGCGATGCGCGACGGTGGGGCGCCGTGAGGTCCTCGACAGGGCTCACGCAGCCGTAGCGCTGGGGAAGCAGCCCTCAGTGGCGGATGACAAGCACAACGTCTCGACGCTGCCGGGTTTGGAGTTGCCGCCACAAGATTGTCTCGCTACTGCGGTCTATCAGCCTGAGACGCAACCAGAGCCCGATGTGCCTTGGAGTAACGTCATCGCCATCCCGATCGTGCGGTCCGCGGGGCAAATACCTGACGAATCCATCGTGTCCGTGTGCCTCGCCATGCATCGAGCCATCGTAAGCCAGCTTGGCGAAAACGCAGCCCCCGAGATCACCGGCCACTACCCGATCGGCGTTTCCCCGTCTGCCAATCGCGTCGCCATCCATCTGCTTTCAGGAGATACCTATGCTTCGCCTTTCAATGACGATCGTGACCGCTTCCTCATTTTGATACCCCGTGGAATGGGATCCGTGGCGATGTCATCGTTGGGTGAAGCATTGGCTCGAATTACCAGAGTCACTACACGCTTTCATCAGCTCTCCTTAGCCCCCGAAGAGCTCACCGTGTTGGATGGCACGTCATTTTGGCGTAAACCCCCGCCCGATTGTCAACGGCTGTGGGAAGCAGCGCCAGGGTTCGTTCCTGAGCGGCACATCAAGTCAAGGGACGCACACTCTGTACTAGAGCTCGCGGGTGCTTGGTCACTCGGCAATGTTATGCGGGAACTACTTCCTGATGTAGCAGCCTCTAATCCGATCGGACGTCTGAATGCCCTGACTCCACACGGCGTCAGTATCCGCGGCCGGGCCCTACGAACGTCTCGGCCACGAGCGTTTGTCCACCGAACCGATCGCCGATCTCCGGTGATGCCCTACAGACTGTCGCTTCGTCTCGGCAGTCTCCTCCCCGAACAGGCCATCGCGGCAGTCGGGCAGTCACGACATTTGGGATGCGGTCTGCTCCTGCCCCTGGATTTTCCCAGCAACGCCGAGGAGGTGCAGTGA